One region of Penaeus vannamei isolate JL-2024 chromosome 36, ASM4276789v1, whole genome shotgun sequence genomic DNA includes:
- the LOC113825204 gene encoding polyamine-transporting ATPase 13A3 isoform X3, which yields MAGMAYDRLGEDTGAEGVKLPYHQQVLKLGSEEELTLFGYCRASCKTFAFYLVTLITLGIPFLIVYWKPEWGVYMKRRRCSLMEADTLIIKDMDGQIYVSSVNSETVEAGFPSKYVISSHLTNGASNGVHNGASDSTHLTQPRHRIIRYFIFQHIKYIWIPGKLHFERLYGCDSNTLISSLLNDFRGYTVQEQMLRQQLYGRNAISVEVKSYFYLLVTEVLNPFYIFQIASIALWSFDNYILYATCIFLVSCLSVAVSLYETRKQSQSLHDMVEASNTNTATVLRSTAEKTTVEVEVNTTDLVPGDVLVIPGTGCLMACDAVLISGNAIVNESMLTGESVPVTKTPVTSSEGNETYSAEKHKRHTLFCGTAVIQTRYYGNAQVLAVVVRTGFSTAKGELVRSILYPRPLDFKFYKDSMKFILFMFAIASLGMSYSIYIYIMHQETILKTVVRTLDIVTIVVPPALPAAMTVGTYYAQSRLKKRGIFCISPPRINVSGKLKLVCFDKTGTLTEDGLEVWGVVEAKGEHLSTPVMDVSTLDHTSQLVACLATCHSLTYVHGELTGDPLDVKMFEATKWELEEPEEDDTQRFDNLIPTLVRPPKCPVHHSTPGPHPYSSSSSSSLLPAPTSPSTPPPPPPPSSLSPSPPVPPSPPPPSPSIPCTNTQLTESEVTASACCETTCTSVVPHTAVSHGCGTNFVPQGVSLIEQTLEEAAPGSANFDQVTPTVVKPSKREVYIDPPDITNVAETPFQVPYELGIVRQFPFSSSTQRMSVLVRVLGRPYMDLYAKGAPEVIQSLCKPESIPEDLGPILTQYTIQGFRVIALAHRTLETKLSWHAAQRTPRDQVECDLNFVGLLILQNMLKPETAPVIRQLKAANIRTVMVTGDNILTGISVARDCGMVGETDHVLLAKVTAPSAEHPAALTFEPADTPDILVQYSDDVDNKYTSINAGDGDPRYHLAVTGKAWALLCQYFPDLVPRIVAKGTVFARMSPDQKAQLVEELQAIDYIVGMCGDGANDCGALKTAHVGISLSEAEASVAAPFTSHTDNIQCVPQVICEGRCALTTNFSVFKYMALYSIIQFVSVLILYTAYSNLTDPQFLYIDLFIVTVIAVFMGYTGARHELVAHKPLGNLLGAVNMFSVLSQIALVILTQVIAYLYLLQQPWFEPNKPTPGNEEDNTVSWETGTIFYVSAFQYLTLCIAYSPGHPFRQPIYTNFWLTVSLVSLTVITLMMLLCPWSWLMELMRIKYDPENDLMMFRVALLLMIALHFVVSLSTEHFVARSRFLKKCFQWITCKREPKNKYKSVIRDMNEDLSWPPVGTPIYATLQT from the exons A TGGCAGGAATGGCATATGACCGGCTAGGGGAGGACACAGGTGCCGAGGGCGTCAAGCTTCCATACCACCAGCAGGTTCTCAAGCTGGGGAGTGAAGAGGAACTGACGCTGTTTGGTTACTGCCGTGCTTCCTGCAAGACTTTTGCCTTCTACCTCGTCACACTTATTACTTTAGGTATTCCCTTCCTTATTGTTTATTGGAAGCCAGAATGGGGCGTCTACATGAAGAGACGGAGGTGCTCACTTATGGAAGCCGATACACTAATCATTaag GACATGGATGGACAAATTTACGTTTCATCAGTGAATTCGGAAACAGTGGAGGCTGGCTTCCCCTCCAAATATGTTATTTCTTCACACCTCACAAATGGGGCTTCCAATGGGGTCCACAATGGAGCTTCAGATTCCACACATCTCACACAGCCGAGGCACAG aattataaGATATTTTATCTTTCAACATATCAAGTACATTTGGATACCAGGCAAACTCCACTTTGAGAGACTCTATGGCTGTGATAGTAACACACTGATAAGCTCACTACTTAATGACTTCAGGGGATATACTGTTCAGGAGCAAATGCTAAG GCAGCAGCTATACGGTCGTAATGCCATCAGCGTTGAGGTCAAATCATACTTCTACCTTCTAGTAACAGAAGTCCTGAACCCTTTCTACATCTTCCAAATTGCCTCCATTGCCCTGTGGTCCTTTGACAATTACATCCTCTATGCTACGTGCATTTTCCTTGTTTCATGCCTTTCTGTTGCGGTTTCGCTTTATGAGACTCGCAAG CAAAGTCAGTCACTGCATGATATGGTTGAGGCGTCAAATACCAATACTGCAACAGTGCTAAGATCTACAGCAGAGAAAACCACAG TTGAAGTAGAAGTCAACACAACAGACTTGGTTCCTGGTGATGTGTTGGTCATTCCTGGAACAGGTTGTCTTATGGCGTGTGATGCTGTACTCATCTCTGGCAATGCAATCGTCAATGAGAGCATGCTGACAG GTGAAAGTGTCCCTGTGACCAAGACGCCTGTGACATCATCTGAAGGGAACGAGACCTACTCAGCGGAGAAGCACAAACGACACACCTTGTTCTGTGGGACAGCGGTCATCCAAACCAGATACTATGGCAATGCACAG GTTTTAGCTGTGGTTGTGCGGACAGGATTCAGCACAGCGAAAGGGGAGTTGGTGCGCTCTATACTTTATCCACGACCTCTGGATTTCAAGTTCTACAAAGACTCCATGAAGTTTATTCTCTTTATGTTTGCAATTGCTTCTCTTGGCATGtcgtattctatatatatttacattatgcaCCAG GAAACCATTTTGAAGACTGTGGTTCGTACTTTGGACATTGTGACCATTGTTGTACCCCCGGCCCTCCCTGCAGCTATGACAGTTGGAACATACTATGCTCAGAGTAGattgaagaaaagaggaatatttTGCATATCACCTCCAAGGATTAATGTCTCAGGGAAACTCAAACTGGTCTGCTTTGATaag ACGGGAACCTTAACTGAGGATGGGTTGGAGGTCTGGGGTGTGGTCGAAGCAAAAGGAGAACACCTGAGCACCCCAGTTATGGATGTGTCAACGCTCGATCACACGTCACAATTGGTGGCTTGCCttgcaacatgccactccctcaCCTATGTCCATGGGGAGCTTACTGGTGATCCCCTTGATGTGAAGATGTTTGAGGCAACCAAATGG GAGctggaggaacctgaggaagatGACACCCAGCGATTCGATAACCTCATTCCCACTCTTGTTCGTCCCCCCAAATGTCCAGTCCACCACTCTACCCCTGGCCCacatccctattcctcctcctcttcttcttctctccttcctgctcctacatctccctcgactcctcctcctcctcctcctccatcttcactctctccctctccccctgttcctccctctcctccacctccatctccctccattccttgcaCCAACACTCAGCTCACTGAATCTGAAGTCACTGCTTCTGCGTGTTGTGAGACCACCTGCACTTCTGTCGTTCCGCACACTGCCGTTAGCCATGGGTGTGGCACTAATTTTGTTCCGCAAGGTGTCAGCTTGATAGAACAG ACATTGGAGGAGGCAGCACCTGGCAGTGCCAACTTCGACCAGGTCACACCAACTGTGGTGAAGCCAAGTAAACGTGAAGTGTATATTGATCCCCCAGACATCACCAATGTGGCTGAAACGCCATTCCAG GTGCCTTATGAACTTGGCATTGTCCGTCAGTTCCCCTTCAGCAGCAGCACACAGAGGATGTCTGTACTAGTGAGAGTACTTGGCCGTCCCTACATGGATCTTTATGCCAAAGGAGCTCCTGAAGTTATTCAGAGTCTCTGCAAGCCTGAGTCGA TTCCGGAAGATCTAGGCCCAATCCTGACTCAGTACACAATACAAGGATTCCGTGTCATAGCACTAGCCCACCGTACCCTAGAGACCAAATTATCCTGGCATGCAGCTCAGCGGACACCAAGGGACCAA GTTGAGTGTGATCTGAATTTTGTAGGCCTGCTCATCTTACAAAACATGCTGAAGCCTGAAACTGCTCCAGTAATACGGCAACTGAAGGCTGCAAATATTAGAACAGTGATGGTCACAG GAGACAACATTTTGACGGGAATCAGTGTAGCACGCGATTGCGGCATGGTGGGAGAAACGGACCACGTCTTACTGGCCAAAGTCACTGCCCCCAGTGCGGAGCACCCTGCCGCTCTCACCTTTGAACCTGCAGACACACCAGACATTCTGGTACAATACTCGGATGACGTGGACAAT AAATACACTAGCATCAATGCAGGAGACGGTGACCCCAGGTACCACTTGGCTGTGacgggaaaagcctgggcattaTTGTGCCAGTATTTCCCAGACCTTGTGCCTAGAATTGTTGCAAAGGGAACAGTGTTTGCAAGGATGTCACCTGATCAGAAAGCCCAGCTTGTGGAGGAGTTGCAAGCAATTGACTACATTGTGGGCATGTGTGGTGATGGTGCTAATGATTGTGGG GCTTTAAAAACAGCGCACGTAGGAATCTCACTCTCAGAAGCTGAAGCAAGTGTCGCTGCTCCCTTTACCTCCCACACAGACAACATCCAGTGTGTGCCTCAAGTAATATGTGAAGGGAGATGTGCCCTTACTACTAATTTCTCCGTCTTCAAATACATGGCTCTCTATAGCATCATCCAGTTTGTTTCGGTTCTCATTCTGTATACC GCGTACAGCAATCTGACTGATCCCCAGTTTCTCTACATAGATCTTTTCATTGTAACTGTTATTGCTGTATTTATGGGATACACAGGTGCTCGGCA TGAGCTAGTGGCACACAAACCCCTTGGGAATCTGCTTGGAGCTGTGAACATGTTCTCAGTTTTGTCGCAGATAGCACTGGTTATCCTTACACAAGTCATCGCATATCTTTACCTTCTGCAGCAACCCTG GTTTGAACCCAACAAACCAACACCAGGAAATGAAGAGGACAACACTGTGAGCTGGGAGACAGGGACCATTTTTTACGTTTCGGCTTTCCAGTACCTGACCCTTTGCATTGCCTACTCACCAGGGCATCCTTTTAGGCAACCCATTTATACCAACT TCTGGCTCACAGTGTCACTCGTCTCACTGACGGTCATTACACTGATGATGCTACTCTGCCCTTGGTCTTGGCTGATGGAACTCATGAGGATTAAATACGATCCTGAGAATGACCTCATGATGTTCCGTGTGGCGCTGCTACTCATGATTGCACTGCACTTTGTGGTTTCTCTGTCGACTGAG CATTTCGTTGCGAGAAGCCGTTTCCTGAAGAAGTGTTTCCAGTGGATAACCTGCAAGCGAGAACCCAAGAACAAATACAAGAGCGTCATTCGTGATATGAATGAAGACTTGAGCTGGCCTCCTGTTGGGACACCAATATATGCTACACTCCAGACTTAA
- the LOC113825204 gene encoding polyamine-transporting ATPase 13A3 isoform X6, whose translation MRRFSWYTFLTDEVAGMAYDRLGEDTGAEGVKLPYHQQVLKLGSEEELTLFGYCRASCKTFAFYLVTLITLGIPFLIVYWKPEWGVYMKRRRCSLMEADTLIIKDMDGQIYVSSVNSETVEAGFPSKYVISSHLTNGASNGVHNGASDSTHLTQPRHRIIRYFIFQHIKYIWIPGKLHFERLYGCDSNTLISSLLNDFRGYTVQEQMLRQQLYGRNAISVEVKSYFYLLVTEVLNPFYIFQIASIALWSFDNYILYATCIFLVSCLSVAVSLYETRKQSQSLHDMVEASNTNTATVLRSTAEKTTVEVEVNTTDLVPGDVLVIPGTGCLMACDAVLISGNAIVNESMLTGESVPVTKTPVTSSEGNETYSAEKHKRHTLFCGTAVIQTRYYGNAQVLAVVVRTGFSTAKGELVRSILYPRPLDFKFYKDSMKFILFMFAIASLGMSYSIYIYIMHQETILKTVVRTLDIVTIVVPPALPAAMTVGTYYAQSRLKKRGIFCISPPRINVSGKLKLVCFDKTGTLTEDGLEVWGVVEAKGEHLSTPVMDVSTLDHTSQLVACLATCHSLTYVHGELTGDPLDVKMFEATKWTLEEAAPGSANFDQVTPTVVKPSKREVYIDPPDITNVAETPFQVPYELGIVRQFPFSSSTQRMSVLVRVLGRPYMDLYAKGAPEVIQSLCKPESIPEDLGPILTQYTIQGFRVIALAHRTLETKLSWHAAQRTPRDQVECDLNFVGLLILQNMLKPETAPVIRQLKAANIRTVMVTGDNILTGISVARDCGMVGETDHVLLAKVTAPSAEHPAALTFEPADTPDILVQYSDDVDNKYTSINAGDGDPRYHLAVTGKAWALLCQYFPDLVPRIVAKGTVFARMSPDQKAQLVEELQAIDYIVGMCGDGANDCGALKTAHVGISLSEAEASVAAPFTSHTDNIQCVPQVICEGRCALTTNFSVFKYMALYSIIQFVSVLILYTAYSNLTDPQFLYIDLFIVTVIAVFMGYTGARHELVAHKPLGNLLGAVNMFSVLSQIALVILTQVIAYLYLLQQPWFEPNKPTPGNEEDNTVSWETGTIFYVSAFQYLTLCIAYSPGHPFRQPIYTNFWLTVSLVSLTVITLMMLLCPWSWLMELMRIKYDPENDLMMFRVALLLMIALHFVVSLSTEHFVARSRFLKKCFQWITCKREPKNKYKSVIRDMNEDLSWPPVGTPIYATLQT comes from the exons TGGCAGGAATGGCATATGACCGGCTAGGGGAGGACACAGGTGCCGAGGGCGTCAAGCTTCCATACCACCAGCAGGTTCTCAAGCTGGGGAGTGAAGAGGAACTGACGCTGTTTGGTTACTGCCGTGCTTCCTGCAAGACTTTTGCCTTCTACCTCGTCACACTTATTACTTTAGGTATTCCCTTCCTTATTGTTTATTGGAAGCCAGAATGGGGCGTCTACATGAAGAGACGGAGGTGCTCACTTATGGAAGCCGATACACTAATCATTaag GACATGGATGGACAAATTTACGTTTCATCAGTGAATTCGGAAACAGTGGAGGCTGGCTTCCCCTCCAAATATGTTATTTCTTCACACCTCACAAATGGGGCTTCCAATGGGGTCCACAATGGAGCTTCAGATTCCACACATCTCACACAGCCGAGGCACAG aattataaGATATTTTATCTTTCAACATATCAAGTACATTTGGATACCAGGCAAACTCCACTTTGAGAGACTCTATGGCTGTGATAGTAACACACTGATAAGCTCACTACTTAATGACTTCAGGGGATATACTGTTCAGGAGCAAATGCTAAG GCAGCAGCTATACGGTCGTAATGCCATCAGCGTTGAGGTCAAATCATACTTCTACCTTCTAGTAACAGAAGTCCTGAACCCTTTCTACATCTTCCAAATTGCCTCCATTGCCCTGTGGTCCTTTGACAATTACATCCTCTATGCTACGTGCATTTTCCTTGTTTCATGCCTTTCTGTTGCGGTTTCGCTTTATGAGACTCGCAAG CAAAGTCAGTCACTGCATGATATGGTTGAGGCGTCAAATACCAATACTGCAACAGTGCTAAGATCTACAGCAGAGAAAACCACAG TTGAAGTAGAAGTCAACACAACAGACTTGGTTCCTGGTGATGTGTTGGTCATTCCTGGAACAGGTTGTCTTATGGCGTGTGATGCTGTACTCATCTCTGGCAATGCAATCGTCAATGAGAGCATGCTGACAG GTGAAAGTGTCCCTGTGACCAAGACGCCTGTGACATCATCTGAAGGGAACGAGACCTACTCAGCGGAGAAGCACAAACGACACACCTTGTTCTGTGGGACAGCGGTCATCCAAACCAGATACTATGGCAATGCACAG GTTTTAGCTGTGGTTGTGCGGACAGGATTCAGCACAGCGAAAGGGGAGTTGGTGCGCTCTATACTTTATCCACGACCTCTGGATTTCAAGTTCTACAAAGACTCCATGAAGTTTATTCTCTTTATGTTTGCAATTGCTTCTCTTGGCATGtcgtattctatatatatttacattatgcaCCAG GAAACCATTTTGAAGACTGTGGTTCGTACTTTGGACATTGTGACCATTGTTGTACCCCCGGCCCTCCCTGCAGCTATGACAGTTGGAACATACTATGCTCAGAGTAGattgaagaaaagaggaatatttTGCATATCACCTCCAAGGATTAATGTCTCAGGGAAACTCAAACTGGTCTGCTTTGATaag ACGGGAACCTTAACTGAGGATGGGTTGGAGGTCTGGGGTGTGGTCGAAGCAAAAGGAGAACACCTGAGCACCCCAGTTATGGATGTGTCAACGCTCGATCACACGTCACAATTGGTGGCTTGCCttgcaacatgccactccctcaCCTATGTCCATGGGGAGCTTACTGGTGATCCCCTTGATGTGAAGATGTTTGAGGCAACCAAATGG ACATTGGAGGAGGCAGCACCTGGCAGTGCCAACTTCGACCAGGTCACACCAACTGTGGTGAAGCCAAGTAAACGTGAAGTGTATATTGATCCCCCAGACATCACCAATGTGGCTGAAACGCCATTCCAG GTGCCTTATGAACTTGGCATTGTCCGTCAGTTCCCCTTCAGCAGCAGCACACAGAGGATGTCTGTACTAGTGAGAGTACTTGGCCGTCCCTACATGGATCTTTATGCCAAAGGAGCTCCTGAAGTTATTCAGAGTCTCTGCAAGCCTGAGTCGA TTCCGGAAGATCTAGGCCCAATCCTGACTCAGTACACAATACAAGGATTCCGTGTCATAGCACTAGCCCACCGTACCCTAGAGACCAAATTATCCTGGCATGCAGCTCAGCGGACACCAAGGGACCAA GTTGAGTGTGATCTGAATTTTGTAGGCCTGCTCATCTTACAAAACATGCTGAAGCCTGAAACTGCTCCAGTAATACGGCAACTGAAGGCTGCAAATATTAGAACAGTGATGGTCACAG GAGACAACATTTTGACGGGAATCAGTGTAGCACGCGATTGCGGCATGGTGGGAGAAACGGACCACGTCTTACTGGCCAAAGTCACTGCCCCCAGTGCGGAGCACCCTGCCGCTCTCACCTTTGAACCTGCAGACACACCAGACATTCTGGTACAATACTCGGATGACGTGGACAAT AAATACACTAGCATCAATGCAGGAGACGGTGACCCCAGGTACCACTTGGCTGTGacgggaaaagcctgggcattaTTGTGCCAGTATTTCCCAGACCTTGTGCCTAGAATTGTTGCAAAGGGAACAGTGTTTGCAAGGATGTCACCTGATCAGAAAGCCCAGCTTGTGGAGGAGTTGCAAGCAATTGACTACATTGTGGGCATGTGTGGTGATGGTGCTAATGATTGTGGG GCTTTAAAAACAGCGCACGTAGGAATCTCACTCTCAGAAGCTGAAGCAAGTGTCGCTGCTCCCTTTACCTCCCACACAGACAACATCCAGTGTGTGCCTCAAGTAATATGTGAAGGGAGATGTGCCCTTACTACTAATTTCTCCGTCTTCAAATACATGGCTCTCTATAGCATCATCCAGTTTGTTTCGGTTCTCATTCTGTATACC GCGTACAGCAATCTGACTGATCCCCAGTTTCTCTACATAGATCTTTTCATTGTAACTGTTATTGCTGTATTTATGGGATACACAGGTGCTCGGCA TGAGCTAGTGGCACACAAACCCCTTGGGAATCTGCTTGGAGCTGTGAACATGTTCTCAGTTTTGTCGCAGATAGCACTGGTTATCCTTACACAAGTCATCGCATATCTTTACCTTCTGCAGCAACCCTG GTTTGAACCCAACAAACCAACACCAGGAAATGAAGAGGACAACACTGTGAGCTGGGAGACAGGGACCATTTTTTACGTTTCGGCTTTCCAGTACCTGACCCTTTGCATTGCCTACTCACCAGGGCATCCTTTTAGGCAACCCATTTATACCAACT TCTGGCTCACAGTGTCACTCGTCTCACTGACGGTCATTACACTGATGATGCTACTCTGCCCTTGGTCTTGGCTGATGGAACTCATGAGGATTAAATACGATCCTGAGAATGACCTCATGATGTTCCGTGTGGCGCTGCTACTCATGATTGCACTGCACTTTGTGGTTTCTCTGTCGACTGAG CATTTCGTTGCGAGAAGCCGTTTCCTGAAGAAGTGTTTCCAGTGGATAACCTGCAAGCGAGAACCCAAGAACAAATACAAGAGCGTCATTCGTGATATGAATGAAGACTTGAGCTGGCCTCCTGTTGGGACACCAATATATGCTACACTCCAGACTTAA